The genomic segment tgctatgctgatggacagtgacattaaaggggtttgtgggggggacctggtataggggagagcctagtaaacattaaaatttttcatgtaattgtagattaatgataaaaaaagaaagaaaagggtgttTACtgcctgataggataaaactaactgtaaatcaacaattaatgcatgctttaaatatccttaattttgatcatttaaagtttgtcagatgatcagctatggaagtacatttttctggtaatattcctttctctggaaaaaaaaaagcagttcctgtgtactGATCTCCAATAAGtccctcacaatggtataaagggcatatcaaagtgtggtaaaagggtttgtttgtgtttatacagaggatcaaagccgattttggctacccagaaaacgaattaagatatgatatgaagaaagacttccaacatcaacattctctggaagagtcattccagaagatgatcatcaaaaaacttcaacaaagatccaggtgctgttGTAGTTGTAGCtccattcatcccaccggttcctggacttgccattggaatgaagaaggagatatctaagcttgcctgtgcatacagtaaaagaacaaatttgactggatctatactgtaggGAACTCAACCACGAatcaggagaagtgcaagtttgcagcactccaaaatcttgcgactacaggctatctactgttaaaagaacatatgggatgtgagcagtcctcaggaatgtgttgttttaatttgtctgatttttctcaaactattcaaattcagttaaacaatatccatcgtatcattgataagttttcacaaatgcctagggtgcctaactggttttcttggtttcactggaggtggctggtaattgtaggtctgctttggttatgtagctgtattcccaTTATgctaatgtgtgtgcacaatttaataagtagtttaaaacctatacatgcttatattactctacaagaagatatgtcaaagaaataatcaatcttcatcatgttttcttctgtctgctacttcaaaagcttttcttcttccttcctaattacaacccttaagtaaaatttgtgcctcatatcgaatttactaagtatcataattcttccaagtggtaaaattacctcaagacaaatgctgggcataaaagccacagggcataaatctgcaaagaagttaaaagctaaccttctcaaacaatattgtttttctctcacttaccaactttacatttccctgtatggccctggaagatgactggttagccagagacgggtaaggttcctcaagggaggaacaacctaagacaggcacagtcgcaggggggccatcaggtgagaaatttgggatcaacagaggtgagacttagaacctcaccccccctgttttgagagaaatctgcatccgtggacgttttgttgcccttgtctagcttggattaatacttagtctataggcacacacctgatcatctacatttgccctcttatagcactaaactatgtttactacctttatcttgcatctacctaccacttcagcattttattaaaaataataataataataataataataataagggagaaatgtgggattcacatataaatcaagtataaaaatcaaacaaatattcatatttgacctgattatttatagttcataatgcatgatcaaaactgaacgtttctgtgatatgactgttcttgcactgttcaccatgtaagaacttattcactatgtaagaattttttcaccatgtaagaacttgttcgttatgcttcagaagattggagactgttgagaattaggcttggggttgattaatgattgtgcattgagtcccctatacagaattttattgttgttaacaaccatttgatcaataaatatgagagatgccctctcaaaacaaaaacaaaaacaagaacaaaaaaaagattTGTATTGAGAAAATTAACAGTAAAGGAGGTCATCAAGAGATATATAATCATCCACATCATTTCTCACATTATTAGTCATGTCGATGGCtgcatattgaaatatatatgaaacttgtttttaaattgcCTGAAACATTTGGTTTCTAATATTGTGCACTCTGATTTTAGTTAAGACTATAATACTAAACGACCACGTGAAAACAACTGCTCTGTTTCCTCTAATGTGTTCGAAATGTTTCCAAGAAACTCACTGAGATGACCTGCAGGTTTAGAAATCTGGGCTCCATTTTCAGTTCTAAGTTGATTGAACAAGGCTGGATTTAGACAAAATTTTCactgtaaataaaattatgaaaggtATGAGGAAGTAACATTTATCAGTGATATGACCCAAAGCAATGAAAAACttgtttgtattttgttatgTTCTCATAATTGACATGCGTACATATTCTTAAAATTCATGAAACAAATTTGGAATCGTTTGCCATACACAAGTTTGAGTATTGATTTTTCTTTGGATAATATACTATTTGTATTTTCACACAGACTAATGCTTTCAGTGaacatcattttttaatgtagtatAGTCCACAAAATTAAATCCTACTTAAACTTAATCTTTCCATCATGTTCCCACAGGTATATGTTATTATTCTAAAGATAAAGTACATGCCTAGGGATCAATAAATAACTACTCCAAGGTCAGTAAAAGCTAATTGATCTTCCAATGGTTTTTCAGACTCCAAAACTTTCTTCCCATAAATGTACTATTCTTATATGTTGTAAAAAAGCTTGATATTCTTCCAAGTCAAAAAATATTAAGACATTCATGCATAAAATAAACAGCAATCCCATTACTCCATCATTCCTGAGAGACTTGATTTCTGATAATACTGCCAAGTGGGCAAACTTCTcatcctcaaggagctcagaatttTCAGAGGAATACAGAGAGAGTGGTTTTTCACAGTCTTAATGAGTTTCTGCCAGAAATAATTGAACCACAGGGATGCGATCCTTAGATGGTAATTCCATTATAAAGTGTTCAGGTTCACCCTGTCTGTGCTGTCACTGGGAAATCACTCTTTGGCAGGTAGGATTATGCAtggttaaaagatattttttaatccagAAATAAATACTTTAATCAATATAAATGTAATTATGGGTTGAAACTTATACTGATGGATCAGTAAATGTCTGGATTTAAATTTCAGTGATATTGTCAGAGTACGGTATTTACAGATGTACAGAAGAGTggtaattttaatgaaaatggtATGAGACCAAAGAGAACATTTACTTAATCAGTAATTATTGATCATGTCCATTTGGGAAAGAACTGTTCTAGGTGGCAATTACAGTTACAGATTAAATAAGCTCCTTGTCCGTAAGCGCTCACATTTTGATATTGAGTCTTCTTTTAGACTAGACCTGGATTTATCACCAAAATAATAGTAGCTACAACTTAATGAAGGGCTCACTACCTgtcacacatattttaaaattttacctagATTAACTGCCTCACATAGTGGAAGTTACTATTAGTAATCTTATCTTATGCATAAGGAAAACTGGGCACACAGAGATGACTCACTTTCCCAGTGCCACAGTAGGAATAAGCGGGTATGGGTTTTCCAGCCCCGAAGCCTGGCTGCAGACTCCCAGTAACTGGTACCCTTGGGGGACTCTGAATAACTAAGCATGTTTACTGTCTTGCTTCATGAAGAAAAGTAAGCGGTGGTGCTCAATAACCATTTTGGTTCCTTCTGAGTTAACAGTGATCCTTTTTGTAATTGTAAACAACCTAATCTATGATCTTCTGTACCCCCTTCCTAGAAAATTGGCCACTTTTGTTTTAGCATCGATGGTAATtatttaaagttaattaaaaatgcaCTTCATGAAGATGTCTTGAAATTCATGTTTCCATTTCAAAATGAACCATGATGACATGGCAAGGAGACGTCACCCTTGTTAAAGCTGAATTCCACCCTCTAGACTGGGTGGCTGGGTCGTGGCAGCGGGCAGCTACCTGAGGGCGCCTCGGGGTGAGCTTGCATGTCAAGAGTGCAAAGCCTCAGGCGTTCCCAGAGCAACCTCTGTCTGCTGACAGGGCTCCTGTGTTTCCTTGCTCAAAACGGGTTAAGATGTTGTGTTCTGCTCGTTAAGGATGGTTATTCCCTTCAAGCACCCAGTGAATTTTCTGGAATATTCATTCCTTGCACTGCCTCCTTTCCCCGCAgtgaaatataaatggaaatattattttGACTCTTCGTTAATGTTCCAGGAAGTACACATATATTAAAAGTGCCATCCCAGGACCAAAGATTGGTCTGTTATGATAAACACTGTGGTcttatgaattaaataaaaagaaaaacacaatacTTATGAGTCCACTGATTTAGGTAACTTGGCTTGCATTTTTGTAGCTGGTCAGAAAGTCCAAAGTGTACATGTGCAGAGTGGGATAATGCAGTGGACGGGATGCTGAGTGGTGCATTTACAAAGTGCTTTACAAAGTGACCTGGACCATGGCATTGTAGCTAATAATAAGAGTGGGGATGTTATTGCCACACTGGGGAATGTGTCATTGAAGGAGGATGTAGAAATTTCCATGATGGTGTTTGCCATCACTTGCATCCTGAGCAGAAGTTGGGAGATGCACTTCATGTATCTAATGTCTTGTCTCCTCGGTTTTATGGTGAATATGGTAATTATTTCAGTGTGGcgttttatgttttcaaaatttaaagtgaattcatgttaatttttcttaatatttttaagagtttaaatGAGGTAGAATTACAACAAAATCATTAAGAATTTGTCAACAGTTTTTCAATATTTCCTCCTCTCCCACCAGGGAAactttaatacattattatttcatGTGATCACTCCCCTACTGATTATTTTATACCACTAATACATGTGTATGTAAATATCAATCTAACATGCATAAActcatacatatatatcaatacatatatgtgtatgtgtgcttaTATGTTTTCTTACAAAAAACACTGATTTACATTTGTGCCCATGAAACAATTTTGCCACAACAATTGGTAATAATACACGATGGAAAGAAGCCCCTGAGCTGAGTCTTAAAAATGAAGTAAGATTCGGTGGTGTGAGGCCACCTGCAGAAGATGGGAGCAGGGAGAATGGTCATTCATGGCAGGGGAAGGAAGAGCTTGAAAATGACCTTGAGGATAGAGAGGTAAGTAGATCCTAGTTTAAAACAATATGTGCCATCCAGCAGTTTCACTCCCCACATCAATTTACCTGTGAAAAGCAGATGAGCTTCAGTGACTGACGCTTAGAGACCACATCAAATAGTATATTGTGGAAAAAAAGATCACAAGTTTAAATAAAAGCCATGATTAATGAAATTGTTAAAGGCAAGCAAAAgtacaaaaatgtaattaaaactggcagaaaagatagtcttttcaaatgTGAAGAGGCTTGTAGGgaagtatttaaaatatgattgTCTTTTTATATAAGGAGCTCcctatattaatttatatatttccaCTATCAATTGCATGTTTGCTAGGTTATTTCTTTATGCCACCTGCATGTATAAAtttgagagaagagaaaaaaggatcataTGACATGATGGGCATGACAGATAAATGACcaatgcatttttatttcctttacttttgcCCTCATTTGAAGCCAAACAAACACAATGTTAGAGGAAAACCACACGGCAGTGACTGAGTTTATTCTCCTGGGACTGACAGATCTCCCCGAGTTGCAGCCTGTCCTCTTTGTGGTCTTCCTAGTCGTCTACCTGATCACCGTGATTGGCAACGTGAGCATGATTTTGGTAATTAGAAGTGACTCAAAACTCCACACGccaatgtacttcttcctcagccacCTCTCCTTTGTGGACCTCTGTTACACCACCAGTGTCTCTCCTCAGATGCTGGTTCATTTCTTATCCAAGAGAAAAACTATATCTGTCATTCGTTGCTTTATACAATTCCACTTTTTCATTGTCCTGGGGATCACAGACTACTACATGCTCACAGTGATGGcttatgaccgctacgtggccatctgcaagccttTGTTGTATAACAGCCAAATGTCCAGAcgtgtctgcctctctcttgttGCCGCTCCTTATATTAATGGCTTTGCAAATGGTCTGGTCCAGACCATCCTGATGCTTCGTATCTCCTTCTGTGGACCCAATGAGATCAACCACTTTTATTGTACAGAACCACCTCTCTTAGGCCTTGCCTGCTCGGATacttatgtcaaagaaattaccatgTTCGTGGGGGCTGGTTCCAACCTCACCTGCTCTCTCACCATCATTCTCATgtcttacattttcattttcacagcCATTCTGCGTATCCGCTCTGCTGATGGGAGGCAAAAAGCTTTCTCCACGTGTGGGTCCCATTTGACCGCTGTCACCGTCTTTTTCGGGACGTTGTTCTGCACATATGTGAGACCCCTTTCTGAGGCATCAGTAGAGCAGGGAAAAATTGCAGCtgtcttttttatctttgtgaGCCCCATGTTAAACCCTTTCATCTATAGCCTACGCAACAAAGATGTTAAAAGAGCAATCAGGAACGTTTTCTACAAGGAATCgtttgctaaataaatgaaaagaccaCCTGTACAAGATTAACACACAATACACCTCTTATTTCCAATGTTTCAGATGCTCAGATACTGTTAAATTGAGATCTCCCTGCCTCATTCTGTTCCTCTCCTCATTTCCTGCATGGAACTCAAagataaattaaatgttttttatcCTCATGTAGAGTCTTAATATTTGTTCGtgtttatatatacacagaaTTATATAGTATTATGTTGCCAGATAAACTCAATAAACATGAATTTACTCTATGTatcattctttaatttattttaattttcactaaACACTTTTAGATTATACATGCTTGTTCATATAGCAGTGTTTTTCAGCTATTTTCTATGCCATTCCAAGCAAAGTGAAATGTTTCTAAACGCTTTGATAATagttggagatttttttctttcagttgtatggccatatcctctgcccaattttaaggtgttactttttatctttaattcCTATATTTGTAACAGCTATTCGTGTATTCTGTATTAGTTACTAAACTCTTAATGATATACCAGGTGCAAATATTTTCAACCTGTTTGTagtttgtatttaattttcatgCATGATATATTTGGTGGTGCAgaactttttatttaaacaaaatttaaatttattaatctttttttgtGTCTTGTGTATCTTGTCTaatctattcttttttattataaagctgttctttctttcatgttttaaagTATTACTTTTGCATAGTTAAGTCTGTATTTTTGTTAGTATTATAAATGTTGCATAGCAGAATCTAactctattttttaatgaaaataatcagtttttcatgttttgaacactccatttttttttcattaggttTTTAGTGTAAACTCTGCCATCTACCAAGTTTTCATATATGCATCAGTTTGTTTCTGAGTTCTAATTCTAGGAACAGTTCgtgaatttattcataaatacaAACTATTTGTATAAAAAAAGCTTTTCCAGCCATCATATGGAAGCTAGAAAAAGAGTATTTTCTTGAAGGATCTATGCCACAAGATGCCATTACAATGTTCAGGAGTAACTGTGCTCTTTCCAGAGTCCACATCCATCATATTTTTTTGTAAGACACACGAAAAGAGCTTCATTGATCCAGTAATGGTGGCTatgagaatgagaaagacaaagttACTTACAGTCTGTAATTAGGTCTGTGGTTATTTTAAAGCTCATATTTATCCCATAATCAAGAATATAGGTGGTTCTCATTAATAGCTATTGAGCTCATAAACTATCACTGTGCCCCTTGCGTTCTGACTATGGGAGGGCAAGCTCTACTCTTCACCACGTCCCAATGTGATCGTTGTGAATTCTTAAGAATCAA from the Manis javanica isolate MJ-LG chromosome 11, MJ_LKY, whole genome shotgun sequence genome contains:
- the LOC108389303 gene encoding olfactory receptor 5M5-like → MLEENHTAVTEFILLGLTDLPELQPVLFVVFLVVYLITVIGNVSMILVIRSDSKLHTPMYFFLSHLSFVDLCYTTSVSPQMLVHFLSKRKTISVIRCFIQFHFFIVLGITDYYMLTVMAYDRYVAICKPLLYNSQMSRRVCLSLVAAPYINGFANGLVQTILMLRISFCGPNEINHFYCTEPPLLGLACSDTYVKEITMFVGAGSNLTCSLTIILMSYIFIFTAILRIRSADGRQKAFSTCGSHLTAVTVFFGTLFCTYVRPLSEASVEQGKIAAVFFIFVSPMLNPFIYSLRNKDVKRAIRNVFYKESFAK